One Gambusia affinis linkage group LG15, SWU_Gaff_1.0, whole genome shotgun sequence genomic window carries:
- the asl gene encoding argininosuccinate lyase, which translates to MANTEGSKLWGGRFVGDTDPIMEKFNASITYDQRMWDADIRGSKAYVKALEKAKLVSTEEMEQILQGMDQISEEWSKGAFLIKPEDEDIHTANERRLKELIGAPAGKLHTGRSRNDQVVTDMRLWLRDAVAKLTANSLQLISTMVERAAVEIDVLFPGYTHMQRAQPIRWSHWILSYAVALSRDVERLLEIKKRTNILPLGSGAIAGTPFDIDRELLRTELGFDSISLNSMDATGQRDFVAEFLFWASLCLTHLSKMAEDLMLYSTKEYSFVTLSDAYSTGSSLMPQKKNADSLELIRSKAGRVFGRCAGFMMTLKGLPSTYNKDLQEDKEAMFDCYDTVHAVLQVTTGVMSTLKINQSVMEAALSPDMLATDLAYYLVRKGVPFREAHGLSGKAVFTAESKNVSLNQLTEADLTAVSPLFGSDVSSVWDYRSSVEQYSTSGGTSKSSVSAQVEHLRNWLKTQS; encoded by the exons ATGGCCAACACTGAG GGAAGCAAGCTGTGGGGAGGCCGTTTCGTGGGAGATACCGACCCAATCATGGAGAAATTCAATGCGTCCATCACCTATGACCAGAGGATGTGGGATGCTGATATCCGAGGGAGCAAGGCGTATGTCAAAGCTTTGGAAAAGGCCAAGCTGGTCAGCACGGAGGAGATGGAGCAAATTCTGCAGGGGATGGACCAG ATTTCTGAAGAATGGTCTAAAGGTGCATTTTTGATTAAACCTGAAGATGAAGACATTCACACAGCCAACGAACGCAGGCTTAAG GAACTGATTGGTGCTCCTGCAGGGAAGTTGCACACCGGTAGGAGTAGAAATgatcag gTGGTGACGGACATGAGGCTGTGGCTACGAGACGCCGTCgctaagctaacagctaactccCTGCAGCTCATCTCCACCATGGTGGAGCGGGCAGCAGT agaaattGACGTCCTTTTTCCTGGTTACACCCACATGCAGAgggctcagccaatcagatggaGCCACTGGATTCTGAG CTATGCTGTAGCTTTAAGCAGAGACGTGGAGCGGCTTCTGGAGAtcaagaaaagaacaaatattttaccTCTTGGCAG cGGCGCCATCGCTGGCACACCTTTTGACATCGACAGAGAACTACTGCGAACAG AGTTGGGATTTGATAGCATCAGCCTAAACAGTATGGATGCCACAGGACAGAGAGACTTTGTTG CGGAGTTCTTGTTCTGGGCTTCACTGTGTTTGACCCACCTTAGTAAGATGGCCGAGGATCTCATGCTGTATAGCACTAAGGAGTACTCTTTCGTCACACTCTCCGATGCCTACAg CACAGGCAGCAGTTTGATGCCCCAGAAGAAGAATGCCGACAGTCTGGAGCTGATCAGGAGTAAAGCAGGTCGTGTCTTTGGCAGA tGTGCAGGATTCATGATGACTCTGAAGGGTCTGCCCAGCACATATAACAAGGATCTGCAG GAGGACAAAGAAGCCATGTTTGACTGCTATGATACTGTCCATGCTGTGCTGCAGGTGACAACTGGAGTCATGTCCACTCTAAag ATCAACCAGAGTGTAATGGAAGCTGCTCTCAGTCCCGACATGTTGGCCACAGATCTGGCCTACTACCTCGTGAGAAAAGGG GTGCCATTCAGAGAAGCCCATGGTCTCTCTGGAAAAGCTGTATTTACAGCTGAATCTAAAAATGTCTCCCTGAATCAACTGACTGAGGCGGACCTCACTGCTGTCAG CCCGTTGTTTGGAAGTGATGTGTCTTCGGTGTGGGACTACAGGAGCAGCGTGGAGCAGTACAGCACTTCTGGTGGAACATCGAAGAGCAGCGTCTCTGCCCAGGTGGAACACCTGAGGAACTGGCTGAAGACTCAGTCATAG